Within the Halobaculum limi genome, the region CGTCGTAACCATCGGCCCGTCGTTGCTGGCGAACCGACAAAAAGCGGACGGCCGTCCAGCCGCTTCGGGTGACCACGAAGCGTCTTTCGGGGCCTACTCGTCGAGGCGAACCGCCGCTCCCGACTCGGTCGACCGGTAGATGCCGTCGATCACTCGCTGAACGGCCAGCGCCTGATCGATGGTGTTCCGACTCGGTTCGACGCCGGTCGCGACCGCTTCGAGGAACGTCGCCTGTTCGGCGCGGTGGGTGTCGACGTCGCGCGTCTCGACGTCCGTGTCGGTGAGATGGTGGCCCCCGCCGACGCCGTTCTCGTAGATGGTGAGGTCGCCGCTGCCGCGGTCGAAGTGAGCACCGGCATCGGTGCCGCGGACGAAGAAGTCGTTGTTCGCGGGCCGGTTTGTCGCCCACGCCGCCTCCAGCGAGACGGTCGTGCCGTCGGCCGTCCGGATAAACGCCGAGACGGAGTCGTCCACGTCGAAGTCGCCCGGTCCGGAGTCGTCGCCCCACATATCAATGTAGGTGTAGTCGTCGCGACCGCCGAACTCCGAGCGTGCGACGCCCGACACCTCGACGATCTCGGGGAAGTCGAGGAAGTACAGCGCCAGGTCGATGGCGTGGACGCCGATGTCGATGAGGCTGCCACCGCCGGCGACCTCCTTGCTCGTGAACCACGACCCGCGGCCGGGAACGCCGCGCCGGCGGATGAAGTTCGCCTCGACGTGGGAGACGTCGCCGAAGCGGCCCTCGTCTTGGTAGTGTTTGATCACTTCGACGGGCGCGGCGAAGCGGTTGTTGAACCCGACCATACAGATGCCGTCGGCGTCGCGTGCGGCGTCTGCGATCCGCTGGGCCGACTCCAACGAGTGGGCAAGCGGTTTCTCCAGCATCACGTCGAGTCCCCACTCCAGCGCCGAGACGGCGTACTCTTCGTGGAAACGGTTGGGCGTCGTCACCAGCACCGCGTCGACGATGTCGTACAGTTCGCCGGGGTCCTCGAAGCCCTGGGCGTCGAACCGGTGGATGAAGCGCTCCCGGGCGTCGGCGTCCACGTCCATCCCGCCGACGAGGTCGGCCCCGAGCGACTCCAGTCGTTCGGCGTGGTGGTGACCGATACCCCCTAGGCCGACGATACCGACGCGTACGCCAGACGGGTCGAAGCCATCGACGAGACTCATCTTGCCACCTCGCTAGTACTCAAATCTGAGTAACACATTCCTACCCCGTGAAACGAGGAGGGTATCAGTATAGTTGTCGTTCCTTCTCCTCGCGTTCGCGCTCGGCTTCCTCCTGCTCTTTCTGCTGGCGGCGACCGCGGAGATACTGCCGCGCCAGCGGCAGGAACTTGTTTTTCCCGTCCCGTACCAGCGCGTACAGCCCGTACGCCCACGGGATGAACAGCGCCGTCACCGCCGCGAGGTACAGGACTTCGACCATCCTACTCGGCCTCCTCGCTTGCCGCGTCCGCGGTCGTCTCGGCCACTCGCGAGACGCCGTGGACCAACGCTTGTGAGGTGGCGTCGTCGAACAGGTGGATCTTCGCGCGGTCGAGGACCACTTCCAGTTTGTCTCCCTCTGCGAGTTCGCTGTCGGGGGAGACGCTCATCAGCAGACTGTCGTCGCCGACGGCGCTGCCGCCCATCCCCGTATCGACGTCCTCGTCGAGCAAGAGGTAGACGAAGATCTCGTCGCCCATCGGCTCCAGCACGTCCACCTCGACCTCCATCGTCTCGGTCGGGTCGGTGGCGTCGTCGATGAACTCCGTCGGGTAGACGTCTTCCGGTCGGACGCCGAGCGTCACGGTGTCGCCCGGCGACGCGCCGACGTTGTTGACGTCGAAGCTCACGTCGTAGTACTCAGAGGAGAACCCGGTAGTGGTGAGTTCGCCGCTCGTGAAGTTCATCGATGGCGACCCGATGAAGCCGGCGACGAACTCGTTTGCCGGCTCGTTGTAACACGTCAGCGGCGGGGCGAACTGCTGGAGTTCACCCTCGTTGAGGACCGCGATGCGGTCGGACATCGTCATCGCCTCCGCCTGGTCGTGCGTGACGTAGATGATGGTCGTCTCCAGTTCCTTGTGGAGGCGCTGGAGTTCCGTCCGCATGTGGACGCGGAGCTTTGCGTCGAGGTTCGCCAGTGGCTCGTCCATCAGGAACACGTCCGGTTCGCGCACGATTGCGCGGGCGATGGCGACGCGCTGGCGCTGGCCACCGGACATCTCGTCGGGCATCCGGTCGAGCATCCCCTCCATCTGGACGATGCGGGCCGCGTTCTCGACGCGGCGGTCGATCTCCTCCTTCTCGTAGTTGCGCAGGCGCAACCCGAAGGAGATGTTGTCGTACACGTCCATGTGGGGGAACAGCGCGATGTTCTGGAACACCATCGAGATGCCCCGGTCTTTCGGTGGGAGGTACGTCACGTCGCGCTCCCCGATGGTCACGGTCCCACTGCTGGGCGTGGTCAGCCCCGCGATCATCTCCATCGTCGTGGACTTCCCACACCCCGAGGGACCGACGAGCGTGATGAACTCGCCGTCCTCGATGTCGAGGTTCATATCCTCGACGGCGGTCACATCCCCGTACTGCTTCGTTACGTCTGTTAAGTGTACTCGTGCCATTGTTGTGTCCTGATTATTCCTTCAGTGCGCCCGCGGTCAGTCCGCTGACGATACGTTCCTGTGCGACGACGACGAGGATCGCGACCGGCAGCACCGCGATGATGCTGCCCGCGGCCATCACGCCGTAGGTGATCTGGAACTGGCCCGCGCGTTGCAGGCTCAGCAGG harbors:
- a CDS encoding Gfo/Idh/MocA family protein translates to MSLVDGFDPSGVRVGIVGLGGIGHHHAERLESLGADLVGGMDVDADARERFIHRFDAQGFEDPGELYDIVDAVLVTTPNRFHEEYAVSALEWGLDVMLEKPLAHSLESAQRIADAARDADGICMVGFNNRFAAPVEVIKHYQDEGRFGDVSHVEANFIRRRGVPGRGSWFTSKEVAGGGSLIDIGVHAIDLALYFLDFPEIVEVSGVARSEFGGRDDYTYIDMWGDDSGPGDFDVDDSVSAFIRTADGTTVSLEAAWATNRPANNDFFVRGTDAGAHFDRGSGDLTIYENGVGGGHHLTDTDVETRDVDTHRAEQATFLEAVATGVEPSRNTIDQALAVQRVIDGIYRSTESGAAVRLDE
- a CDS encoding ABC transporter ATP-binding protein, which produces MARVHLTDVTKQYGDVTAVEDMNLDIEDGEFITLVGPSGCGKSTTMEMIAGLTTPSSGTVTIGERDVTYLPPKDRGISMVFQNIALFPHMDVYDNISFGLRLRNYEKEEIDRRVENAARIVQMEGMLDRMPDEMSGGQRQRVAIARAIVREPDVFLMDEPLANLDAKLRVHMRTELQRLHKELETTIIYVTHDQAEAMTMSDRIAVLNEGELQQFAPPLTCYNEPANEFVAGFIGSPSMNFTSGELTTTGFSSEYYDVSFDVNNVGASPGDTVTLGVRPEDVYPTEFIDDATDPTETMEVEVDVLEPMGDEIFVYLLLDEDVDTGMGGSAVGDDSLLMSVSPDSELAEGDKLEVVLDRAKIHLFDDATSQALVHGVSRVAETTADAASEEAE